The Bubalus bubalis isolate 160015118507 breed Murrah chromosome 18, NDDB_SH_1, whole genome shotgun sequence genome contains a region encoding:
- the ZNF579 gene encoding zinc finger protein 579: MDPQPPPPAQGSPPHRGRGRGRGRGRGRGRGRGRGGAGAPRAPLPCPTCGRLFRFPYYLSRHRLSHSGLRPHACPLCPKAFRRPAHLSRHLRGHGPQPPLRCAACPRTFPEPAQLRRHLAQEHAGGGVELAIDRAAKEAAESGWGPQDKAAEQPPGAGAEEEDAAAEEEAAARPEPWAAGEPGTPAAATSAGPREPEGAEAEAGAAELRAELALAAGRQEEKQVLLQADWTLLCLRCREAFATKGELKAHPCLRPEGDQEGEGGPPPRPKRHQCSICLKAFARPWSLSRHRLVHSTDRPFVCTDCGLAFRLASYLRQHRRVHGALSLLAPLPAAAKKDDKAVAAGGRTSGRGPEGGEGAEGGPGGQNGGEAAPARAPAGEPRFWCPECGKGFRRRAHLRQHGVTHSGARPFQCVRCQREFKRLADLARHAQVHAGGPAPHPCPHCSRRFSRAYSLLRHQRCHRAELERAAAAQQALQAPASPARAPPPPAGQETEGLPLPLDHIKEEPPSPGSPPQSPAAAPPVFLSASCFDSQDHSAFEMEEEETESKAHLRGLGGLAS, from the coding sequence ATGGATCCGCAGCCCCCTCCACCAGCCCAGGGCAGCCCACCTcaccggggccggggccggggccggggcagAGGCCGTGGGAGAGGCCGAGGCCGTGGCCGGGGAGGCGCCGGAGCCCCCCGggcccccctgccctgccccacgtGTGGCCGCCTCTTCCGCTTCCCCTACTACCTCTCCCGGCACCGGCTGAGCCACTCGGGCCTGCGGCCCCACGCCTGCCCCCTGTGCCCCAAGGCCTTCCGCCGGCCGGCCCACCTCTCCCGCCACCTGCGTGGCCACGGGCCGCAGCCCCCGCTGCGCTGCGCCGCCTGCCCTCGCACTTTCCCCGAGCCGGCGCAACTCCGGCGCCACCTGGCCCAGGAGCACGCAGGAGGCGGCGTTGAGCTGGCCATCGACAGGGCAGCCAAGGAGGCAGCCGAGTCCGGCTGGGGCCCGCAGGACAAGGCCGCCGAGCAGCCACCCGGCGCCGGAGCCGAGGAGGAAGACGCAGCGGCTGAGGAGGAGGCAGCGGCGCGACCCGAGCCGTGGGCCGCGGGGGAGCCAGGCACGCCAGCGGCCGCCACAAGCGCGGGGCCCCGTGAGCCGGAGGGGGCCGAGGCCGAGGCCGGGGCGGCGGAGCTCAGGGCCGAGCTGGCGCTGGCGGCcgggcggcaggaggagaagcaggtccTGCTGCAGGCCGACTGGACGCTGCTGTGTCTCCGCTGCCGGGAGGCCTTCGCCACCAAGGGCGAGCTCAAAGCGCACCCGTGCCTGCGCCCCGAGGGCGACCAGGAGGGCGAGGGGGGACCCCCGCCGCGCCCCAAGCGCCACCAGTGCTCCATTTGCCTCAAGGCCTTCGCCAGGCCCTGGTCGCTGTCCCGCCACCGGCTGGTCCACTCCACCGACCGCCCCTTCGTGTGCACGGACTGCGGCCTGGCGTTCCGCTTGGCCTCCTACCTCCGCCAGCACCGCCGCGTCCACGGCGCGCTCAGCCTGCTGGCCCCGCTGCCCGCGGCGGCCAAGAAGGACGACAAGGCGGTGGCGGCGGGCGGCCGGACCTCAGGGAGGGGGCCCGAGGGGGGCGAAGGGGCGGAGGGCGGGCCGGGTGGGCAGAACGGAGGCGAGGCAGCCCCGGCCCGGGCCCCGGCCGGCGAGCCCCGCTTCTGGTGCCCCGAGTGCGGCAAGGGCTTCCGGCGCCGGGCACACCTGCGGCAGCACGGGGTGACCCACTCGGGTGCACGGCCCTTCCAGTGCGTGCGCTGCCAGCGGGAGTTCAAGCGGCTGGCCGACCTGGCGCGCCACGCGCAGGTGCACGCCGGGGGCCCGGCCCCGCACCCCTGCCCGCACTGCTCTCGCCGCTTCTCCCGCGCCTACAGCCTGCTGCGCCACCAGCGCTGCCACCGTGCCGAGCTGGAGAGGGCCGCCGCCGCGCAGCAGGCGCTGCAGGCCCCGGCCTCACCAGCGCGCGCCCCGCCGCCCCCCGCGGGCCAGGAGACCGAGGGGCTCCCGCTGCCCCTCGACCACATCAAGGAAGAGCCGCCATCCCCGGGGTCCCCGCCCCAGTCGCCGGCGGCGGCACCCCCTGTCTTCCTCAGCGCCTCCTGCTTCGACAGCCAAGACCACTCAGCTTTCgagatggaggaagaggagacTGAGAGCAAGGCTCACCTGCGCGGTCTGGGGGGCCTGGCATCCTGA